The nucleotide sequence TTCATGACTGTTAAACACATTTTAAACACAAAGAAGAAGCTAATCATCACTCAAATTGTAAGTGGAGCCAAATTGTGTTGAGCATGAGTCTTCACGTTTTCCTTTACCCTTGCCATTTACCAACCCCTTCGGCTTTGCCTTTGTTTTTGAGTTACACTTGGACTTTTGTTTACCTTCAGAAAGATCATAATGTGCGGTGCAAGTTGATCTAGTATGTCCATATTCCAAGCAACGACTGCATTTTCTTTTAGATTTGAAATTGTCTTTGTCCTCTCCTTGGGACGGTATACGAGCAGTACTCTTCGGTCTACCCGATTGTCGCTTTGTAACCAATGGCGGTAGGACGGTTTGTAGGTGTCCTGGATCTATCCATTCAGAAATATGATCTAGCGGGTTAATATCTTCCATGTATGCCGACTTGTACGTTTCAATGTGGAAATACTTCTGAACGTGTGTAGTAACGTTACGTAGGACAAAATACCTTGCTACTGCCATTACATGTCCACAGGGTATACCGGAAAACTGCCATTGTTTACATGTGCAAGTTTTATCTTGTAGATTGACTTTACCGCCTTTTTCATATCCAATACCTCAAACTTAACTTGTGATATCGGTTTGACAGTCCAACTAATAGACTTACGATTTCTTTTACCAAGCTTACGCTCTGCATATGGTGTGACAGGTGTTGTTAAACCATCAGCAGTGTTTCGGTATTCCCAAAACCATTGTTGAACTGAAGCTCTAAAGAATTCAAGAAGCATTGTAATATGGAGTTTCCTCGCATGAACTGACAGTACGTTCATTGACTCTGCACTATTAGAAGTTAGGTAAGCATACCGAACACGATCTGCATGATGTCTAGACCATCTGTTGAGGCCAACAGTAGTGAGTGTACGTGCACTGTCTGGGATACGTCGTGCTAGTATAGCATAGTGGTGATCAAAATCAGATTTTCTATACGCTTTGCACATTTTTCAGTAGTGCCACTCGTAACTTTTAACCCTTTTAGACACACTTTTGAGGTTTCCCAACAAATGTCTAGCACATAGTGcatgaaatacttctggaaatatgTTTGATATGCCAGTAGCTATTGCAGGTGCCCTGTCAGATATAATAGTAAGATTAACAATACAACACCCCGAAGACTGTAGAGAGTCTCTTAGATTACCAAAAAACCATGTCCAATGATTGGTGGTCTCTCCTGCTCCAATACCATAGGCTAATGGAAGGATTCCATTGTTAGCATCCATAGCGACAGCAATCAAGTTACTCCCCAAGTAACGACTTTTTAAATGAGCCCCATCGACTATGATTACTGGTCGTGCATAGTTAACAAACGAAAGTGTCTGCATATTAAAGTATTGAAACATTATTTTTAAATACGAGTTAAATTAATAAGTAAATAAAGAGAGCATTAAACATACCGCTGCACCAATGGACATGTAACTCATAACAAATCTGCCTTTGTTGTCCGTTCGAATGTTGGTTACACTACCTGGGTTAGACAATCTAAGATCATATAGATAATTAGGTAGTATTTGAAAGAAATCTTCAAGACTACCCCTCAACATCTCAATTGCGTAACATTTGGCTTTCCATGCTTGGTGGTATGATAGACTTATTTTAAATCGCGCCGACATATCAGTCCTTATATCATTCGGTCAATAGACACGACCTTCTTGTTTCATCACCTCTTTCAGTATATTACCT is from Rutidosis leptorrhynchoides isolate AG116_Rl617_1_P2 chromosome 10, CSIRO_AGI_Rlap_v1, whole genome shotgun sequence and encodes:
- the LOC139870044 gene encoding uncharacterized protein encodes the protein MPQLLSNTQPEMKPRSMTIYETSDLVNLNQTFENKEDFLMQLRTKCVTEGFQIKPKYSDKSRYTATCISPNCSWQITARCIQDSNNFQVRKLNDLHTCSNTQILPNNKHATKKVLGSVTNIRTDNKGRFVMSYMSIGAATLSFVNYARPVIIVDGAHLKSRYLGSNLIAVAMDANNGILPLAYGIGAGETTNHWTWFFGNLRDSLQSSGCCIVNLTIISDRAPAIATGISNIFPEVFHALCARHLLGNLKSVSKRVKSYEWHY